A window of Agrobacterium vitis genomic DNA:
GATCCCCATCCTCGGACCGGCCTTTTTCAGCCAGAATATTCTCGTCTACCTGATCTACATCATCCTGCCGGTGGGCCTGTCCTTTCTGATGTTTCGCACCCGCCACGGGCTCAACATGCGCGCCGTTGGCGAAAATCCGGCGGCGGCCGATGCGGCGGGCATTCCGGTCCACCGCATCCGCTTTGCCTATGTCTGCGCGGGCGCGGCACTTGCCTCAGGCGCAGGCGCCTATCTGGTTCTGGCCTTCGTGCCGTCCTGGTCGGATGGTGTGGTGGCCGGGCGCGGCTGGATCGCGGTGGCGCTGGTGATCTTTGCGGGCTACCGGCCCATTCCAGCCGCTCTGTCCGGCCTGCTGTTCGGCTTTATCACAGCGCTCGGCTTCGTTGGACAGGCGCGCGGCTGGCCGATTGCTCCGGCCTTTTTGTCGATGCTTCCCTATGCCGGAACCATCGCCTTCATTATCGTGCCTGTGATCGCCTGGCAGCGCATGCGCCGGTTGATGGCGGCACCCGCCGCCCTTGGCCTGCCCTATTACCGCAGCCTTCGTTGACCAAGGATGCAGGGAGAAACCCAATGATGGCAATCGACAAAACAAGCCTCGATCAATG
This region includes:
- a CDS encoding ABC transporter permease, giving the protein MELLTGLLTTAFLAGGVLALAAMGEVLAERVGVVNLGVEGLIAMGAITAVATVTAFPSPILGFLAALAVGALFGVVFAVATVTIRANQVLCGLALTLIGTGLAQTIGKSYSGMPVPATFHGVKMPMLSEIPILGPAFFSQNILVYLIYIILPVGLSFLMFRTRHGLNMRAVGENPAAADAAGIPVHRIRFAYVCAGAALASGAGAYLVLAFVPSWSDGVVAGRGWIAVALVIFAGYRPIPAALSGLLFGFITALGFVGQARGWPIAPAFLSMLPYAGTIAFIIVPVIAWQRMRRLMAAPAALGLPYYRSLR